A stretch of the Fundidesulfovibrio soli genome encodes the following:
- a CDS encoding efflux transporter outer membrane subunit, whose amino-acid sequence MPTSLPGRISWPRLCLLLCILALSTAGCMKVGPDFKKPETASPKSWMESDYAKTRPDIPPAEDWWKSLNDPVLDNLVATARKQNLTLHIAGVRILEARAQLGIAVGNIYPQTQQGVGALTYNQPSRRAPGSAQPPNDGKGQFSYWQDSAGFQAAWELDFWGKFRRAIESADASLAASVADYDNVLVSLGSDVASTYVLLRVSEERLRIAKNNVVLQKEGWNIADIRFRLGATSERDVMQALTLLSSTEATIPVLTSSVHKARHALALLLGMTPKEIAPLLEGPSRIPECPEQIGVGIPADLLRRRPDVRQAEYLAAAQCANIGVAKADLFPSFSLTGNIGWLSSNMGAFNLADIFSARSLTAGFGPSVTWNLFNYGRIVNNVRVQDARFEAALLNYRNTVLTALKQVEDSLADYQFTRAQTADLARAADAATRGADLAFIQYKEGKTDYTTVIVAQQNQLTQQDALASAQGNIVLGMVGLYRGLGGGWEERPEPVPADVAGEMKARTYWGSMLNTAPEKYEDPAKAPAGRLAPGF is encoded by the coding sequence ATGCCGACGAGCCTCCCTGGACGCATATCCTGGCCGCGACTTTGCCTGCTGCTCTGCATCCTTGCGCTGTCGACGGCGGGATGCATGAAGGTGGGGCCGGACTTCAAGAAGCCTGAGACAGCCTCGCCCAAGTCCTGGATGGAGTCGGACTACGCCAAGACACGGCCCGACATCCCCCCCGCCGAGGACTGGTGGAAGAGCCTGAACGACCCCGTGCTGGACAACCTGGTGGCCACCGCCCGCAAGCAGAACCTGACCCTGCACATCGCGGGCGTGCGCATCCTGGAGGCCAGGGCCCAGCTGGGCATCGCGGTGGGCAACATCTACCCGCAGACCCAGCAGGGCGTGGGAGCCCTCACCTACAACCAGCCCAGCCGCCGCGCCCCCGGCTCCGCCCAGCCCCCCAACGACGGCAAGGGCCAGTTCAGCTACTGGCAGGATTCGGCCGGGTTCCAGGCCGCCTGGGAGCTAGACTTCTGGGGCAAGTTCCGCCGGGCCATCGAATCCGCCGACGCCAGCCTGGCCGCCTCCGTGGCCGACTACGACAACGTCCTGGTCAGCCTCGGCTCCGACGTTGCCAGCACTTACGTGCTGCTGCGCGTCAGCGAGGAGCGCCTGCGCATAGCCAAGAACAACGTGGTCCTGCAGAAGGAAGGCTGGAACATCGCGGATATCCGCTTCCGCCTGGGCGCCACCTCCGAGCGCGACGTGATGCAGGCCCTGACCCTGCTCTCCTCCACCGAGGCTACCATCCCGGTGCTGACTTCCTCGGTTCACAAGGCCCGCCACGCCCTGGCCCTGCTCCTGGGCATGACCCCGAAGGAGATCGCCCCCCTGCTGGAAGGCCCCTCGCGCATCCCCGAGTGCCCGGAGCAGATCGGGGTGGGCATCCCGGCGGACCTGCTGCGCCGACGCCCGGACGTGCGCCAGGCCGAGTACCTGGCCGCCGCCCAGTGCGCCAACATCGGCGTGGCCAAGGCGGACCTGTTCCCCTCCTTCTCGCTCACGGGCAACATCGGGTGGCTCTCCTCCAACATGGGGGCCTTCAACCTGGCGGACATCTTCTCCGCCCGCAGCCTCACGGCCGGGTTCGGCCCCTCGGTCACCTGGAACCTGTTCAACTACGGGCGCATCGTAAACAACGTGCGCGTGCAGGACGCCAGGTTCGAGGCGGCGCTGCTCAATTACCGCAACACCGTGCTCACGGCCCTCAAGCAGGTGGAGGACTCCCTTGCGGACTACCAGTTCACCCGCGCTCAGACCGCGGACCTGGCCCGCGCGGCCGATGCCGCCACGCGCGGGGCTGACCTGGCCTTCATCCAGTACAAGGAAGGCAAGACCGACTACACCACCGTCATCGTGGCCCAGCAGAACCAGCTCACCCAGCAGGACGCCCTGGCCAGCGCCCAGGGCAACATCGTGCTGGGCATGGTGGGCCTGTACCGGGGCCTGGGCGGCGGCTGGGAAGAGCGGCCCGAGCCCGTCCCGGCGGATGTCGCCGGGGAGATGAAGGCCCGCACCTACTGGGGCTCCATGCTCAATACCGCTCCCGAGAAATACGAAGACCCGGCCAAGGCCCCCGCAGGCCGCCTGGCCCCCGGCTTCTGA
- a CDS encoding LytR/AlgR family response regulator transcription factor — MTIRALIVDDEAPARDELAYLLEAHPDVAALQAASAEEALSVIARGLADVVFQDIHMPGQDGFHVLSHSKEFDSPPLFVFVTAYDQHAIRAFEENATDYLLKPVSPDRLAKSLDRVRAALAAREAQPLHQAVERLLSCVGPGKPLPKLAVEQGGRIRLIALAQVAFIEAEEKRLVAATALGKLACHGMSTLAKACERLAGLSFFQANRAQLINLEHVAEFSPWFGGKYHVVMADSERTEIVVSRNRVREFKTRLGI; from the coding sequence ATGACCATCCGAGCCCTGATAGTGGACGACGAGGCCCCGGCCCGCGACGAACTGGCCTACCTGCTGGAGGCGCACCCCGACGTGGCCGCCCTCCAGGCCGCCTCCGCCGAGGAGGCCCTCTCCGTCATCGCGCGGGGGCTGGCGGACGTCGTCTTCCAGGACATCCACATGCCCGGGCAGGACGGCTTCCACGTGCTCTCCCACTCCAAGGAGTTCGACTCCCCGCCGCTGTTCGTTTTCGTCACCGCCTACGACCAGCACGCCATCCGGGCCTTCGAGGAGAACGCCACCGACTACCTGCTCAAGCCCGTCTCGCCCGACAGGCTGGCCAAAAGCCTGGACCGGGTGCGAGCCGCCCTGGCCGCCAGGGAGGCCCAGCCCCTGCACCAGGCCGTCGAGCGCCTGCTCTCCTGCGTGGGGCCGGGCAAGCCGCTGCCCAAGCTGGCCGTGGAGCAGGGCGGGCGCATCAGGCTCATCGCGCTCGCGCAGGTGGCCTTCATCGAGGCGGAGGAGAAGCGCCTGGTGGCCGCCACGGCCCTCGGCAAGCTGGCCTGCCACGGCATGTCCACCCTGGCCAAGGCCTGCGAGCGCCTGGCGGGCCTGAGCTTCTTCCAGGCCAACCGCGCCCAGCTCATCAACCTGGAGCATGTGGCCGAGTTCTCCCCCTGGTTCGGGGGCAAGTACCATGTGGTCATGGCCGACAGCGAACGCACGGAGATCGTGGTCAGCCGCAACAGGGTCCGCGAATTCAAGACGAGGCTCGGGATATGA